In Candidatus Sulfurimonas marisnigri, a single genomic region encodes these proteins:
- a CDS encoding cytochrome c3 family protein, giving the protein MKYNRFYIANIIISLLLTCTSIMAAEDFGADMAGAQAETETLALTEKEKFYGTALRADEKVVHPPYEWGDCTVCHEGANPEDGEDLKLDTPELCYQCHEPKDTKNFIHGPVGAGACTACHNPHESPNAKLLVRASINELCTSCHEAKDKFLHNTTYIHPPVKDQCTNCHDPHTEDNLYQLKADRKKDICLMCHVDKKVWIAEVTDKHGAIDRPRKCLECHDPHGSEHPKFIIKDTAKELCLTCHNESLKTDETGYKLQNIAKHLEDNPDWHGPILWGDCAACHNPHGSNNLRMLKKPFPRTFYESFDEKNYICFQCHEPDKIKAEFTIEATNFRNGDKNIHFVHVNKIKGRSCRACHDFHGTKEYPHHLRKKTQFGRINFPIRYIETENGGSCAPACHARRHYDRETPKVNLK; this is encoded by the coding sequence ATGAAATATAATCGTTTCTACATAGCAAATATAATTATCTCTTTATTGCTAACATGTACAAGTATCATGGCAGCTGAAGATTTTGGTGCAGATATGGCTGGTGCTCAAGCTGAAACTGAAACTCTCGCTTTAACTGAAAAAGAGAAGTTTTACGGAACTGCACTAAGAGCAGATGAAAAAGTTGTTCACCCTCCATATGAGTGGGGAGACTGTACTGTTTGTCATGAGGGAGCTAACCCTGAAGATGGAGAAGATTTAAAGCTTGACACTCCAGAATTGTGCTACCAGTGCCATGAACCAAAAGATACTAAGAATTTTATTCATGGACCAGTAGGAGCAGGTGCTTGTACAGCATGTCATAACCCACATGAATCACCAAACGCAAAACTTTTGGTTAGAGCTAGTATCAATGAGCTTTGTACATCGTGTCACGAGGCAAAAGATAAGTTTTTACACAATACTACATATATTCACCCACCAGTAAAAGATCAGTGTACAAACTGTCATGATCCTCACACTGAAGATAATCTTTACCAACTAAAAGCTGACCGTAAAAAAGATATCTGTCTTATGTGTCATGTAGATAAAAAAGTTTGGATAGCAGAAGTTACAGATAAGCATGGAGCAATTGATAGACCAAGAAAATGTCTTGAGTGCCACGACCCTCATGGTTCTGAGCATCCAAAGTTTATTATTAAAGATACAGCAAAAGAGTTATGTCTAACATGTCACAATGAGTCTTTAAAAACTGATGAGACAGGGTACAAGCTTCAAAATATTGCAAAACATCTTGAAGATAATCCAGATTGGCATGGTCCAATACTTTGGGGTGATTGTGCTGCATGTCACAATCCTCATGGCTCAAACAACTTAAGAATGTTAAAAAAACCATTTCCTAGAACTTTTTATGAAAGTTTTGACGAAAAAAATTATATCTGTTTTCAGTGTCATGAACCAGATAAAATTAAAGCAGAGTTTACAATTGAAGCAACTAACTTTAGAAATGGTGATAAAAATATACACTTTGTGCATGTTAACAAAATAAAAGGTCGTTCTTGTCGTGCTTGTCATGATTTTCATGGAACAAAAGAGTACCCACACCACTTAAGAAAGAAAACACAGTTTGGAAGAATAAATTTTCCAATTCGTTATATTGAAACTGAAAATGGCGGTTCATGTGCGCCAGCTTGTCATGCTCGTCGCCACTACGATAGAGAGACTCCAAAAGTCAACCTGAAATAG
- a CDS encoding 6-bladed beta-propeller: protein MKLILAVLFIFMQLMFIGCSTKVKEIKQEMLAFPPYPDKPRIVYLDTYRGENVEEEETNLLDSITGDTSKKVQNPLIVKPYGVAFKNGKIYVVDTGTRVVFIIDEKTKKVAYLGAGQGASFVSPVSIAFDKDGIMYISDILAKKITGYQEGTLVFTLGSRLDFTAPTGIAIDKELHRLYVVDTKAHDVKAYDLATKKLLYKVGKRGNAHGEFNFPTNIAIDRRNNNFVVTDTQNFRVQIFDKDGKFIKSIGKVGDRPGDFARPKGVGIDSEGHIYVADSAFNNVQVFNQEGEIMTYFGHAGFVEPATFRLISGMYIDENDKLIIADGFSGRVQSFQYLSEKWQKNNPLKYKEYVDYTPKAVLERERKEKEKQTKKDGDK, encoded by the coding sequence ATGAAACTGATATTGGCTGTGCTTTTTATTTTTATGCAACTTATGTTTATAGGATGCTCAACAAAAGTAAAAGAGATAAAACAAGAAATGCTAGCGTTTCCTCCATATCCTGATAAGCCACGTATTGTTTACCTAGACACATATAGAGGTGAAAATGTTGAAGAGGAAGAAACTAACTTATTAGACAGTATAACTGGTGATACTAGTAAAAAAGTCCAAAACCCTCTTATAGTAAAACCTTATGGTGTAGCTTTTAAAAATGGAAAAATATATGTAGTAGACACAGGAACGAGAGTTGTTTTTATAATTGATGAAAAAACAAAAAAAGTAGCATACTTGGGCGCTGGCCAGGGAGCTAGTTTTGTTAGTCCTGTTTCTATAGCTTTTGATAAAGATGGCATAATGTATATAAGTGATATATTAGCAAAAAAAATTACAGGATATCAAGAAGGAACTTTAGTTTTTACTCTTGGAAGTCGCTTAGACTTTACAGCACCAACAGGGATAGCTATTGATAAGGAGCTTCATAGATTATATGTTGTAGATACAAAAGCACATGATGTAAAAGCTTATGATTTGGCTACTAAAAAGCTTTTGTATAAAGTTGGTAAAAGAGGTAATGCTCATGGAGAATTTAACTTCCCTACAAATATTGCCATAGATAGAAGAAACAATAATTTTGTAGTAACAGACACACAAAATTTTAGAGTACAGATTTTTGATAAAGATGGAAAGTTTATAAAAAGTATTGGTAAGGTTGGTGATAGACCTGGTGACTTCGCAAGACCAAAAGGGGTAGGTATTGATAGTGAAGGGCATATTTATGTAGCTGATAGTGCATTTAATAATGTTCAAGTTTTTAATCAAGAAGGTGAGATAATGACTTATTTTGGTCATGCAGGATTCGTAGAACCAGCAACATTTAGACTTATTTCGGGGATGTATATTGATGAAAATGATAAACTAATTATAGCTGATGGCTTTTCAGGAAGAGTACAGTCGTTTCAATACTTAAGTGAAAAATGGCAAAAAAACAATCCATTAAAGTACAAAGAGTATGTAGATTATACACCTAAAGCTGTTTTAGAAAGAGAAAGAAAAGAAAAAGAAAAACAGACAAAAAAGGATGGTGACAAATGA
- a CDS encoding cytochrome c3 family protein: MKTIYLFFILLLVALSGKAEEASSFIEIMKPFDYTRYEGKDSTFVIEANHKSVDKIVIRQGDINTTIDVTSEKDTYCKTVELHPAVNTIFIEAYKDGKLLSSDKRESYFYNDVLPGVDVYDAEQYDKNYFHSEEEEEKCKSCHDMTNNIPPEDEPFDDVSETTCYKCHSGKLNTKSTHAPAANWLCTICHNGKGAEYNIDDEGLTKYLAPDPIAKTCAYCHDTVEGWQASRYGHGPVNDGRCKRCHNPHGSDNEFFLRKHIWDLCTTCHTEKAIPGNHIVSGFVFSRNAGAHPTKDRADPARPGREFVCTSCHNPHGSTGIYLLRMEGSHPFNVCQRCHKK, translated from the coding sequence TTGAAAACAATATATCTTTTCTTTATTCTTCTTCTTGTCGCTTTAAGCGGCAAAGCTGAAGAAGCTTCATCTTTTATTGAAATCATGAAACCTTTTGATTATACAAGATACGAAGGAAAAGACAGCACGTTTGTAATTGAAGCAAATCATAAAAGTGTAGATAAGATAGTTATTAGACAAGGCGATATAAATACAACAATAGATGTAACATCAGAAAAAGATACGTATTGTAAAACCGTTGAGCTTCATCCAGCAGTAAATACAATTTTTATTGAAGCATATAAAGATGGTAAACTTCTTAGTAGTGATAAAAGGGAGTCTTACTTTTACAATGATGTACTCCCTGGTGTAGATGTATATGATGCTGAACAGTATGATAAAAATTATTTTCATTCAGAAGAAGAGGAAGAGAAGTGTAAATCTTGTCATGATATGACAAATAATATACCTCCTGAAGATGAACCATTTGATGATGTCTCAGAAACTACATGTTATAAGTGTCACAGCGGTAAGTTAAATACCAAAAGTACGCATGCTCCTGCTGCTAACTGGTTGTGTACGATTTGTCATAATGGAAAAGGTGCTGAATACAACATAGACGATGAAGGACTTACGAAATATTTAGCACCTGATCCAATCGCAAAAACTTGTGCATATTGTCATGATACTGTAGAGGGGTGGCAAGCAAGCAGATATGGACATGGCCCAGTTAATGATGGAAGATGTAAAAGATGTCATAATCCACACGGCTCTGACAATGAGTTTTTTCTTCGTAAGCATATTTGGGACTTGTGCACAACTTGTCATACGGAAAAAGCGATTCCGGGCAACCATATAGTTTCAGGATTTGTTTTTTCAAGAAATGCAGGAGCTCACCCAACAAAAGATAGAGCAGACCCAGCACGGCCAGGAAGGGAATTCGTTTGTACAAGCTGTCATAACCCTCATGGATCCACAGGGATATATTTACTTAGAATGGAAGGTTCCCATCCTTTTAACGTATGTCAAAGATGCCATAAAAAGTAA
- a CDS encoding c-type cytochrome, protein MKKFILGLSFSILFFSNVIAEDSDDVIKAKGKAIFESKGCTLCHKLDKELIGPSIMTIATAYTGKESSLVSYLSSLGTPIVYPDRAPVMNPQLAKIKTLSNDKMKALATYLVSAADRPRQR, encoded by the coding sequence ATGAAAAAATTTATATTGGGTTTATCTTTTAGCATATTGTTTTTCTCTAATGTTATAGCAGAAGATTCAGATGATGTTATCAAAGCAAAGGGTAAAGCAATCTTCGAATCAAAAGGTTGTACCCTTTGCCATAAATTAGACAAAGAGCTAATTGGTCCATCAATAATGACAATAGCGACTGCATATACAGGTAAAGAGAGTTCTTTAGTGTCTTATCTTAGTTCATTGGGAACCCCTATAGTTTATCCAGACCGCGCACCTGTTATGAACCCGCAATTGGCAAAAATTAAGACTCTTTCAAATGACAAAATGAAGGCTCTCGCAACATATCTGGTTTCAGCTGCTGATAGACCAAGACAAAGATAA
- a CDS encoding aldehyde dehydrogenase family protein, which yields MNAKIFFGSVEAITDNCSERRSPFSGEVVSYAPICDEKDALKALQIAQDATKYAKQSTLSQRCNWLLDVVKKLKEQKEDIAKTITDEVGKPISFARVEVDRCIETVTLSAETMRTMHGETINTDAMPSGKKTTAFFTREPAGVVVAITPFNFPLNLVAHKLAPALVAGNCVVLKPTPEAPLTAYKFAKLFIESEFAIKDALSVVYGDAEVGSALITSNIPRVISFTGSVPVGRIITKNAGIKKVSLELGGNAATYIDKSADLDLAAQRCALGAFVNSGQVCISLQRIYVNSDIYDEFAKNMAEETKKLVVGSPYEDDTFMGPLIDDDAAIRAMGWVESAIEEGATPLLTPRHEGRMFYPCVMVDVRDDMAIVCEEVFAPIVSLIKVGSFDDAIPRMNNSPYGLQFSVFTNDLKLTQRAISELDAGGIVINDMPTLRFDIQPYGGVKLSGVGREGPKFAIEEMTEIKSVVIC from the coding sequence ATGAATGCAAAAATATTTTTTGGCTCAGTTGAAGCTATAACAGATAATTGCAGTGAAAGAAGAAGTCCATTTAGTGGAGAAGTTGTCTCGTATGCTCCTATTTGTGATGAGAAAGATGCTTTAAAAGCATTACAAATTGCGCAGGACGCAACAAAGTATGCTAAACAATCAACTCTTTCTCAAAGATGCAACTGGCTTTTGGATGTGGTAAAAAAACTTAAAGAGCAAAAAGAGGATATCGCAAAAACTATAACCGATGAAGTTGGTAAGCCAATATCTTTTGCAAGAGTTGAGGTAGATAGATGTATTGAAACAGTAACTTTGTCAGCTGAGACTATGCGAACAATGCATGGTGAAACAATTAACACTGATGCAATGCCTAGTGGTAAAAAAACAACTGCATTTTTCACTAGAGAGCCAGCTGGTGTAGTTGTGGCAATCACTCCATTTAATTTTCCATTAAATCTTGTAGCACATAAGCTAGCTCCTGCTTTGGTTGCAGGAAACTGTGTTGTCTTAAAGCCAACACCAGAAGCGCCATTAACGGCATATAAATTTGCAAAACTCTTTATAGAGAGTGAGTTCGCCATAAAAGATGCTCTTAGTGTGGTCTACGGCGATGCAGAAGTTGGAAGTGCTTTAATTACTAGTAATATTCCACGTGTTATCAGCTTCACTGGTTCAGTTCCTGTTGGACGCATTATCACTAAAAATGCCGGCATTAAAAAAGTATCTTTAGAGCTTGGCGGAAATGCAGCTACTTACATAGATAAGAGTGCTGATTTAGATTTGGCTGCTCAGCGTTGTGCTTTAGGTGCTTTTGTAAACTCTGGACAAGTTTGCATATCTCTGCAGAGAATATACGTTAATTCTGATATTTATGATGAATTCGCAAAAAATATGGCAGAAGAGACTAAAAAATTGGTAGTTGGCTCTCCTTATGAAGATGATACTTTTATGGGACCGCTTATAGATGATGATGCGGCTATTCGTGCTATGGGTTGGGTAGAGAGTGCTATAGAGGAGGGAGCAACTCCTCTTCTTACTCCAAGACATGAGGGAAGAATGTTTTACCCTTGTGTTATGGTTGATGTAAGAGATGACATGGCAATAGTTTGTGAAGAGGTATTTGCCCCTATTGTTTCACTAATAAAAGTTGGCTCATTTGATGATGCAATTCCTCGAATGAACAACTCTCCATACGGACTTCAGTTTTCTGTTTTCACAAATGACTTGAAGCTGACTCAACGTGCTATATCTGAGCTTGATGCTGGTGGAATAGTTATAAATGACATGCCAACTCTTCGTTTTGATATACAGCCTTATGGTGGTGTGAAGCTAAGTGGAGTAGGGCGTGAAGGTCCTAAGTTCGCTATAGAAGAGATGACAGAAATTAAGAGTGTAGTCATCTGCTAA
- a CDS encoding cytochrome c3 family protein codes for MNTKLKLLLASLLTTTMAFAGTSGATYGGESITATGSPHNISVRTGGATTGDNGEICVYCHTPHAANTAFSGAPLWNKDSLNKPTAGVSGYKMYGKTIGGSDNNGTVPANPSLVCLSCHDGISAVNSILNAPGSGMGGLKDGNMSMTGIGSLNGGNIGAGGSYDAGAGGADGVADLSNDHPISITYVPGRASLRTTATTLPAGDQAWLVPGAPATPKVSDLLRGSSNDQVECVSCHDPHNATGSAQGTGEVSYLRHTNKGSQLCIGCHDK; via the coding sequence ATGAATACTAAATTAAAATTGTTATTAGCTTCACTGTTAACAACAACAATGGCTTTCGCGGGTACTTCAGGTGCTACTTATGGTGGTGAATCGATTACTGCTACTGGTAGTCCACACAACATTAGCGTAAGAACTGGTGGTGCAACTACTGGTGATAATGGTGAAATTTGTGTATATTGTCACACGCCTCACGCGGCTAACACAGCTTTTTCAGGTGCGCCACTTTGGAATAAAGATTCACTAAACAAGCCTACGGCTGGTGTGTCTGGTTACAAGATGTATGGTAAAACGATTGGTGGAAGTGATAATAATGGTACTGTACCAGCGAATCCATCTTTAGTATGTTTATCATGTCATGATGGTATTTCTGCTGTTAACTCTATATTAAATGCTCCAGGTTCTGGTATGGGCGGTCTAAAAGATGGTAATATGAGTATGACTGGTATTGGCTCATTGAATGGCGGTAATATTGGTGCTGGTGGTTCATATGATGCAGGTGCTGGTGGTGCTGATGGTGTAGCTGACTTATCAAATGATCATCCAATTTCTATTACATATGTTCCAGGAAGAGCTTCTTTAAGAACAACTGCAACTACTTTACCAGCAGGAGATCAAGCATGGCTAGTACCAGGTGCTCCTGCAACTCCTAAAGTGTCGGATCTACTAAGAGGTTCTTCTAATGATCAAGTTGAGTGTGTTTCATGTCATGATCCACATAATGCAACAGGTTCAGCACAAGGTACAGGTGAAGTTAGTTATCTTCGTCATACTAACAAAGGTTCTCAGCTTTGTATTGGTTGTCACGACAAATAA
- a CDS encoding DUF523 domain-containing protein — protein MNSGKKVIISACLLGENCRYDGKTKKVNEVIEAFKDYEIIPFCPEAPLFGTPREKINIVNVDGKNRVITDSTNVDITKLLEDEIIEFIKENPEVDEIVLKSKSPSCGFGTTPILNCEKEIIEYGNGIAAELFFVTYKDINIKDECLIIEI, from the coding sequence ATGAATAGTGGTAAAAAGGTCATCATCTCTGCTTGTTTACTTGGCGAGAATTGTCGCTATGATGGTAAAACAAAAAAAGTAAATGAAGTCATTGAAGCTTTTAAAGATTATGAAATCATCCCTTTTTGTCCAGAAGCACCTCTTTTTGGAACACCAAGAGAAAAAATTAATATTGTAAATGTTGATGGCAAGAATAGAGTTATTACTGATAGTACAAATGTAGACATCACAAAACTTTTAGAAGATGAAATCATTGAATTTATAAAAGAGAATCCAGAAGTAGATGAGATTGTTTTGAAATCAAAAAGCCCAAGCTGCGGCTTTGGAACAACTCCTATTTTAAATTGTGAAAAAGAAATTATTGAATATGGAAACGGTATAGCTGCAGAACTTTTTTTTGTAACATATAAGGATATTAATATAAAAGATGAGTGCCTAATTATAGAAATTTAA
- a CDS encoding peptidylprolyl isomerase encodes MKKILVSLFIVLSFSHATVLPENTVAVVNGTAIIQEELNYTVEKLLPRISFHTNLKKAKTDELIKKALDELININIFYTYGLSQGFKPKQEDLDTRKKELLKAANNSRAQLDIYFQKKRTSFDLYMHAFKKELVLAQVYEKNIKSVPTEKELKEYYKNNKHKFKMPERINIKMIYIKNNPMDPIGNKKAKKKADEALAKIKSGTSFEEVAEKYSSDRSRVKGGNLGFMHKGQITASIEEEVFKMKPGELSEVMERGLGCYIVEVIEKGEAKQLPFSKIKDNLKKDLQTKEEKIKRDELLEKLKKKAKIIK; translated from the coding sequence ATGAAAAAGATATTAGTTTCACTTTTTATTGTTTTGTCTTTTTCTCATGCGACAGTACTTCCAGAAAATACAGTTGCAGTAGTAAACGGAACAGCAATAATTCAAGAAGAACTTAATTATACTGTTGAAAAACTATTGCCTAGAATTTCTTTTCATACAAATTTAAAAAAAGCAAAAACAGATGAGTTGATAAAAAAAGCCTTAGATGAACTTATAAATATAAATATTTTTTATACTTATGGACTTTCACAAGGTTTTAAACCAAAGCAAGAGGATTTAGATACTAGAAAAAAGGAACTTCTTAAGGCTGCAAATAATTCAAGAGCTCAACTAGATATTTATTTTCAGAAGAAACGTACTAGCTTCGATTTATATATGCATGCATTTAAAAAAGAGTTAGTTTTAGCTCAAGTTTATGAAAAAAACATAAAAAGCGTACCAACAGAAAAAGAGCTTAAAGAATATTATAAAAACAACAAGCACAAGTTTAAAATGCCAGAGAGAATAAATATCAAAATGATATATATAAAAAACAATCCAATGGACCCTATAGGGAATAAAAAGGCAAAGAAAAAAGCAGATGAAGCATTAGCAAAAATCAAAAGTGGCACATCATTTGAGGAAGTGGCAGAAAAATACTCTAGTGACAGGAGTCGTGTTAAGGGTGGTAACTTGGGCTTTATGCATAAGGGACAGATAACTGCTAGTATAGAAGAAGAAGTGTTTAAAATGAAGCCTGGGGAACTTAGTGAGGTTATGGAACGAGGTCTGGGTTGTTATATAGTAGAAGTCATTGAAAAAGGTGAAGCGAAGCAGCTTCCATTCAGCAAGATAAAAGATAATTTAAAAAAAGACTTACAAACTAAAGAAGAGAAAATTAAACGAGACGAGCTTCTTGAGAAGTTAAAGAAAAAAGCAAAGATAATAAAGTAA